A stretch of the Sulfurimonas sp. HSL-1656 genome encodes the following:
- a CDS encoding peptide deformylase, with translation MIQPLLQYPDPRIRLISGNVRFFNETLKDIIADMTDTMEANGLDALSAIQIGIQYNVIVLKEEGKYTPYINARFLKEQGKAAAVERSTYYDFTAEVERYTSLTVIYEDETGAMHSRDVEGALARTFQHQLDYAFGSTFVDRVPRAVKAQIDAYLEHGLVKESRMPGEKSGSCPTVFVRDYIKKAYRLVMLGVLLSFLAPFMLEEPAVQSVALADLGALALIFVLIIAYFFYAEYEAKKYKQCTSCQTGNIIGTSAIALGQLALLGLGVVAWVAP, from the coding sequence ATGATACAGCCCCTGCTTCAATACCCCGACCCCCGCATACGTCTTATTTCCGGTAATGTCCGTTTTTTCAATGAGACCCTCAAAGACATTATCGCAGATATGACCGACACGATGGAGGCCAACGGCCTCGACGCGCTCTCTGCGATCCAGATCGGCATCCAGTACAACGTCATCGTCCTCAAAGAGGAGGGGAAATATACCCCCTATATCAACGCCCGCTTCCTCAAAGAGCAGGGCAAGGCGGCCGCAGTGGAGCGTTCGACCTATTACGACTTTACGGCGGAAGTGGAGCGCTACACCTCCCTGACGGTCATCTACGAGGATGAGACGGGAGCGATGCATTCGCGTGACGTGGAGGGGGCGTTGGCACGGACCTTCCAGCACCAGCTCGACTACGCCTTCGGCAGCACCTTCGTCGACCGGGTCCCCCGCGCGGTCAAGGCACAGATCGACGCCTACCTTGAACACGGCCTCGTCAAAGAGAGCCGGATGCCCGGCGAAAAGAGCGGCAGCTGCCCGACGGTCTTCGTACGCGACTATATCAAGAAAGCCTACCGCCTGGTGATGCTGGGCGTCCTGCTCAGTTTCCTTGCACCCTTCATGCTCGAAGAACCGGCGGTACAGAGCGTAGCCCTCGCGGACCTTGGCGCCCTGGCCCTCATCTTCGTGCTGATCATCGCCTACTTTTTTTATGCCGAGTACGAGGCGAAAAAGTACAAGCAGTGCACCAGCTGCCAGACGGGCAACATCATCGGAACCTCCGCGATTGCCCTGGGGCAGCTGGCGCTGCTCGGCCTCGGCGTCGTCGCCTGGGTGGCGCCCTGA
- a CDS encoding FAD-dependent oxidoreductase, with product MARLVVLGGGVAGHTAATFAAKWLGKEHEVVVVTPNSKWNWIPSNIWVGVGEMTKEDVTFDLAPVYAKAGITYKQAKAVSINPEGDANSDKPFVTIEYTAQDKAGENEDVTFDYLINATGPKLNFGATPGLGEGSEIGTHTVSVCTADHAVHASEELNKVFEKAKAGEKQKILVGTGHGMCTCQGAAFEYIFNIEHEARKAGIRDNVEIKWISNESFLGDFGMGGLHMKVGGYVVSSRIFTESLFAERGVDYVIGAHVNKVEAGKVDYELLDGSTGEENFDFAMLIPPFAGVGLKAYNKAGEEITDTVFAPNGFMKVDADYTPKPYEEWKASDWPRTYQNPTYKNMFAAGIAFAPPHIISKPMKSPNGTVINPTPPRTGMPSGIMGKAVAHSVVDLIKNGENAHLHEASMAEMGAACVASAGKGWLNGQAAAMTVYPVVPDFDKYPGTGRDTDYTFGEIGLAGHWIKHILHYLFIYKAKLKPGWTLIPE from the coding sequence ATGGCAAGATTAGTCGTACTCGGCGGCGGTGTTGCCGGCCATACGGCGGCAACATTCGCCGCTAAGTGGCTGGGTAAAGAGCATGAAGTCGTCGTTGTGACACCGAATTCAAAGTGGAACTGGATTCCGTCGAACATCTGGGTTGGCGTCGGTGAGATGACAAAAGAAGATGTCACTTTCGATCTGGCACCGGTTTACGCGAAAGCGGGTATTACCTATAAACAGGCGAAAGCGGTTTCGATCAATCCGGAGGGGGATGCGAATTCCGACAAGCCGTTTGTGACGATCGAATACACGGCGCAGGACAAAGCCGGTGAGAATGAAGATGTCACTTTTGATTATCTGATCAACGCCACGGGTCCGAAACTGAACTTCGGTGCGACTCCGGGGCTGGGCGAAGGCAGCGAGATCGGTACGCATACCGTTTCCGTCTGTACCGCCGACCACGCCGTCCATGCGAGCGAAGAGCTGAACAAGGTCTTCGAGAAAGCGAAAGCGGGTGAAAAGCAGAAGATCCTCGTCGGGACCGGCCACGGTATGTGTACCTGCCAGGGTGCGGCGTTCGAGTACATCTTCAACATTGAACACGAAGCGCGCAAAGCGGGCATCCGCGACAATGTCGAGATCAAGTGGATCTCCAACGAATCCTTCCTCGGTGACTTCGGTATGGGCGGTCTTCATATGAAAGTCGGCGGCTACGTCGTCAGCTCCCGTATCTTTACCGAGTCCCTCTTTGCCGAGCGCGGTGTCGATTACGTGATCGGCGCGCACGTCAACAAGGTTGAAGCGGGTAAAGTCGATTACGAACTGCTTGACGGTTCCACCGGCGAAGAGAATTTCGATTTCGCGATGCTGATCCCGCCGTTTGCGGGTGTCGGCCTCAAAGCCTACAACAAAGCGGGCGAAGAGATCACCGACACGGTTTTCGCACCGAACGGCTTTATGAAAGTCGACGCGGATTACACGCCGAAACCGTACGAAGAGTGGAAAGCGAGCGACTGGCCGCGTACCTACCAGAACCCGACGTACAAGAACATGTTCGCCGCGGGTATCGCGTTCGCACCGCCGCATATCATCTCCAAACCGATGAAATCGCCCAACGGCACGGTGATCAACCCGACACCGCCGCGGACGGGTATGCCTTCGGGTATCATGGGCAAGGCTGTTGCGCACTCCGTCGTCGACCTGATCAAGAACGGCGAGAATGCACACCTGCATGAAGCTTCCATGGCAGAGATGGGTGCGGCCTGTGTCGCTTCCGCCGGTAAAGGGTGGCTCAACGGCCAGGCGGCCGCGATGACCGTCTACCCGGTCGTTCCGGACTTCGACAAGTACCCGGGTACGGGCCGTGATACGGACTATACCTTCGGAGAGATCGGTCTGGCAGGACACTGGATCAAGCACATCCTGCACTACCTCTTTATCTACAAAGCGAAGCTCAAGCCGGGCTGGACGCTGATTCCGGAATAA
- a CDS encoding cytochrome C: MTTFGKLTTSALLGLGLLTTSLYADADKGQRLYQKKLKATCGMTGAVFAAKHTQMEWEEAKESGNLAEMMTEACPEGKSFFESGKFKSKFEEHLYDFVHDFASDSGNIPSC, encoded by the coding sequence ATGACAACTTTTGGAAAACTCACTACCTCCGCACTGCTGGGCCTTGGCCTCCTCACAACCTCCCTCTACGCCGATGCCGACAAAGGTCAGCGCCTCTATCAGAAGAAGCTCAAAGCGACCTGCGGGATGACCGGTGCCGTCTTCGCGGCGAAACATACGCAGATGGAGTGGGAAGAGGCTAAAGAGAGCGGCAACCTCGCCGAAATGATGACGGAGGCCTGCCCCGAAGGCAAAAGTTTCTTTGAAAGCGGCAAGTTCAAAAGCAAATTTGAAGAGCACCTTTACGACTTCGTCCACGACTTCGCCAGCGACAGCGGAAACATCCCTTCTTGCTAA
- a CDS encoding DUF3373 family protein, with product MRKTLLSTAVLSLFAGALAADDASMQAEIDALMQKVQKLEQQQKRTNKKLSQVNAQSANDNVKFGLDFRNAVDVIDYRNNDADTYATNPSLLTSRLYLTMGAAPTEGLTFQGKLAVYSTWGSHLYVTDPALKDWAASSKASDTVMRIKEAYFVYSDELGGQPVSVSVGRRPSTNGFLANYRENEADPGSPLAHITNMEVNGAMVRLDWSRFIDGAYTKFVFGRAHSGEMQDVYGDVSGARMPYALSGGDVNTTLEDTSVDFFVMPGNAYDDGQYHVMYQWAHIFNTKGMKLDGNIPKAASGSADLFSVGLKVSGIGEEISDFLDETTLFVSGAYTHYDAKNGYTLLGSADGGSRSGSSVWAGIIIPDMLTERGRLGFEYNHGSKYWTPMNWAEDTAIGSKLAVRGNAYEAYWNFDLFGVKYLPSQIRYTYVQHDYTPNINCAGWVAPVKTDITATDLRLAVTYRY from the coding sequence ATGCGAAAAACCCTTCTTTCGACTGCCGTGTTGAGTCTGTTCGCCGGCGCGCTTGCCGCCGACGATGCATCGATGCAGGCGGAGATCGACGCGCTGATGCAAAAAGTGCAAAAACTCGAGCAACAGCAAAAGCGCACCAACAAAAAACTGAGCCAGGTCAATGCGCAGAGCGCGAACGACAATGTCAAGTTCGGGCTCGACTTCAGAAATGCCGTCGACGTCATCGATTACCGGAACAATGACGCCGACACCTATGCGACCAACCCTTCGCTGCTCACCAGCCGCCTCTACCTGACCATGGGTGCGGCCCCGACGGAGGGGCTCACCTTCCAGGGCAAACTTGCCGTCTACTCCACCTGGGGCAGCCATCTTTACGTGACCGACCCCGCACTGAAAGACTGGGCGGCGAGCTCCAAAGCCTCCGACACCGTCATGCGCATCAAGGAAGCCTATTTCGTCTACTCCGACGAACTCGGCGGACAGCCGGTCAGCGTCTCGGTCGGCCGGCGCCCCTCCACCAACGGGTTCCTCGCCAATTACCGGGAAAACGAAGCCGACCCCGGTTCCCCGCTCGCACACATCACCAATATGGAAGTCAACGGCGCCATGGTCCGTCTCGACTGGAGCCGCTTCATCGACGGTGCCTATACCAAATTCGTGTTCGGCCGCGCGCACAGCGGGGAGATGCAGGACGTCTACGGCGACGTCTCGGGTGCACGCATGCCCTACGCTCTGAGCGGCGGTGACGTCAATACGACGCTCGAAGACACCAGTGTCGATTTCTTTGTCATGCCGGGGAACGCCTATGATGACGGGCAGTACCATGTGATGTACCAGTGGGCGCATATCTTCAACACCAAGGGGATGAAACTCGACGGGAACATCCCCAAGGCGGCATCCGGGTCGGCCGACCTCTTCTCCGTCGGGCTGAAAGTGAGCGGTATCGGCGAAGAGATCAGCGATTTCCTGGATGAGACGACCCTCTTCGTCTCCGGTGCCTATACGCACTACGACGCCAAAAACGGTTACACGCTCCTTGGTTCCGCCGACGGCGGGAGCCGCAGCGGCAGCTCCGTCTGGGCCGGGATCATCATCCCGGATATGCTCACCGAGCGCGGCCGACTCGGCTTTGAGTATAACCACGGTTCAAAATACTGGACGCCGATGAACTGGGCGGAAGATACGGCAATAGGCTCCAAGCTCGCTGTACGCGGGAACGCCTATGAAGCGTACTGGAACTTCGACCTCTTCGGCGTCAAATACCTGCCGTCGCAGATCCGCTACACCTATGTCCAGCACGACTATACGCCCAATATCAACTGTGCCGGGTGGGTGGCCCCTGTGAAAACGGATATCACGGCGACGGACCTGCGGCTGGCCGTCACCTACCGATACTGA
- a CDS encoding FAD/NAD(P)-binding oxidoreductase: MKKRFESPETNTPPVNLSRREALKLMGISPIAAGVLAGSGSSSFNEARASEAKGKIVIVGGGAGGIMAMARLHRALSDPDITLIAPNEKHLYQPGQVFMAAGEYTFDDIVKENREFIPEDVNWIKDEVKTFDPDNNRVITRAGEEIAYDYLVVATGLQYHYEWIEGLSADMIGQNGISSVYLNDPEKGTADGGSITWQWFNDLKAAAKTGNPKVICTQPGTPIKCGGAPQKILYLSDDFLKRDGLSAAFTFATTSGSLFGVPEVNKTLVEEVQPRYGNITNKFGHNLVAVDAAGKVATFEHKYEVQGDYDEDLEEYDMITKVDRVEMPYDFLHVVPPMSAPDAVASSPLGWQKGSAKGWLEVDRYTLQHLRYPNVFGIGDVCGIPLGKTGGSARHHGPIMVANLLAQMEGKEPKEKFDGYTVCPLKTQYGKIILAEFDYDGAAPSFPLAVGEARWAWWAFDLYMLKPMYWYLMMRGLM; the protein is encoded by the coding sequence ATGAAAAAACGATTTGAATCCCCGGAGACCAACACGCCTCCGGTCAACCTGTCGCGCCGCGAGGCGCTCAAACTGATGGGGATCTCCCCGATTGCCGCCGGCGTCCTTGCCGGCAGCGGCAGCAGCAGTTTCAACGAAGCCCGGGCCTCGGAGGCCAAGGGCAAGATCGTTATCGTCGGCGGGGGTGCGGGCGGTATCATGGCGATGGCGCGCCTGCACCGCGCCCTCTCCGATCCCGACATCACCCTCATCGCCCCGAACGAAAAGCATCTTTACCAGCCGGGCCAGGTCTTTATGGCCGCGGGCGAATACACCTTCGATGATATCGTCAAAGAGAACCGGGAGTTCATCCCCGAAGACGTCAACTGGATCAAGGACGAGGTCAAGACCTTCGATCCCGACAACAACAGGGTCATCACCCGTGCGGGCGAGGAGATCGCCTACGACTACCTCGTCGTTGCAACGGGCCTGCAGTACCATTACGAATGGATCGAGGGGCTGAGTGCCGACATGATCGGCCAAAACGGCATCTCCAGTGTCTACCTGAACGACCCCGAAAAGGGGACGGCCGACGGCGGTTCGATCACCTGGCAGTGGTTCAACGATCTCAAAGCCGCGGCGAAAACAGGGAATCCGAAGGTCATCTGTACCCAGCCGGGCACGCCGATCAAGTGCGGCGGCGCCCCGCAGAAGATCCTCTACCTCAGCGACGACTTCCTCAAGCGCGACGGTCTCAGCGCGGCGTTCACCTTTGCGACGACGAGCGGCAGCCTCTTCGGCGTGCCGGAGGTGAACAAGACCCTCGTCGAAGAGGTTCAGCCGCGCTACGGCAACATCACCAACAAGTTCGGCCATAACCTCGTCGCCGTCGATGCCGCCGGCAAAGTCGCGACCTTCGAACACAAGTACGAGGTCCAGGGTGACTACGACGAGGACCTCGAAGAGTACGATATGATCACCAAGGTCGACCGCGTGGAGATGCCGTACGACTTCCTCCATGTCGTCCCGCCGATGAGCGCGCCCGACGCCGTCGCCTCCTCGCCGCTGGGGTGGCAGAAGGGCTCCGCCAAAGGGTGGCTCGAAGTGGACCGCTACACCCTGCAGCACCTGCGCTATCCCAATGTCTTCGGTATCGGGGATGTCTGCGGAATCCCGCTGGGCAAAACGGGGGGCAGTGCCCGCCACCACGGGCCGATCATGGTCGCCAACCTGCTGGCGCAGATGGAGGGCAAGGAACCGAAGGAGAAATTTGACGGTTATACCGTCTGTCCCCTCAAAACGCAGTATGGTAAAATCATCCTGGCCGAGTTCGACTACGACGGTGCCGCGCCCTCCTTCCCGCTTGCCGTCGGCGAAGCGCGCTGGGCGTGGTGGGCCTTTGACCTGTACATGCTCAAACCGATGTACTGGTATCTGATGATGCGGGGGTTGATGTAG
- the pepN gene encoding aminopeptidase N: MSQPKTIYLKEYEAPAYQILTAELTFEIFEEHTLVINRMTVKRRGDVPVPLVLDGDDLKLLCVKVDDVKIPDEAYTRDAEALTIFDPGAEATVQVVTKIYPDQNTALEGLYRSGGIYCTQCEPHGFRRITYFIDRPDNMSIFTVKVIAEQAGCPVLLSNGNLEEEGSFPDGRHYALWHDPFPKPSYLFALVAGDLGHISDSFTTAEGNTVALNIYVDKGNESRADHAMRSLKASMRWDEETYGRSYDLSVYNIVAVDSFNMGAMENKGLNVFNSHYVLADEETATDADFLGIESVIAHEYFHNWTGNRITCRDWFQLTLKEGLTVFRDQSFSADMQSEVVQRIRDVDMLRERQFPEDAGPTAHPIKPEQYIEINNFYTATVYEKGSEVIRMLNTILGEKAWRAAMDLYFETFDGQAVRTEDFLWAMQQHSPIDLTQFARWYSQERTPSLCAEHSYDAATGRLTLKLEQIVPDAVDGRKQEPYCMPLRLALLGHGGETLPLQLEGDTAAQPLLERGILLVTREEESFTFGGLASEPALSLNRHFGAPVVMEYPQADVMNLMRYDSDGFVRYEAAQSFARSTLEAMMRGEAVSPQFLQSFSHILEDESLDLQFKAQLLSLPTVTMLMQAQQSVDVHAILEASDALKREIAVACEATMRRLYEGLHRAEHVGLEAESIGARALKNRLLGYLMAQQDSKSIAAALAQYEASRTMTDRLAALQLLHHGAPAAAEAPMRDFYARYSTDMLVMTKYFSVIASSPQPDTLSKVHAAMEDEVFNIKVPNLVRALIGSFARNPYHFHAYDGSGYAFVAEQIIALDAINPMIAAGLAGAYKTYNRLNPHSRAQMRDALEKVQAHRGISKNVYEIVGKILAG; the protein is encoded by the coding sequence ATGTCCCAACCCAAAACGATTTATCTGAAAGAGTATGAAGCCCCGGCATACCAGATCCTGACGGCAGAGCTGACGTTCGAGATTTTCGAAGAGCATACGCTGGTCATCAACCGCATGACGGTCAAGCGCCGCGGCGACGTGCCGGTACCATTGGTCCTTGACGGTGATGATCTCAAACTGCTCTGCGTCAAGGTCGATGACGTCAAGATCCCCGACGAAGCCTATACGCGTGATGCGGAGGCATTGACGATCTTCGACCCGGGTGCGGAAGCGACGGTTCAGGTCGTCACGAAGATCTACCCGGACCAGAATACGGCCCTCGAGGGGCTCTACCGCTCCGGCGGCATCTACTGTACCCAGTGCGAGCCGCACGGTTTCCGCCGCATCACCTACTTTATCGACCGCCCCGACAACATGAGCATCTTTACCGTCAAGGTGATCGCGGAGCAGGCCGGCTGCCCGGTGCTGCTGAGCAACGGGAACCTGGAAGAGGAGGGGAGCTTCCCCGACGGGCGCCACTACGCCCTCTGGCATGACCCCTTCCCGAAACCCTCCTACCTCTTTGCGCTGGTCGCAGGAGACCTGGGACACATCAGTGACTCCTTTACGACGGCGGAGGGGAACACGGTGGCACTGAACATCTACGTCGACAAAGGCAACGAAAGCCGTGCCGACCACGCCATGCGTTCGCTCAAAGCGTCGATGCGCTGGGACGAAGAGACCTACGGCCGCAGCTACGACCTCTCCGTCTACAACATCGTCGCGGTGGACAGCTTCAACATGGGGGCGATGGAGAACAAGGGGCTCAACGTCTTCAACTCCCACTACGTCCTGGCCGACGAGGAGACGGCGACGGATGCCGACTTCCTGGGGATCGAGAGCGTGATTGCGCACGAGTATTTCCACAACTGGACGGGGAACCGCATCACCTGCCGCGACTGGTTCCAGCTGACCCTCAAAGAGGGGCTTACCGTCTTCCGCGACCAGAGCTTCAGTGCCGACATGCAGTCCGAAGTGGTCCAGCGCATCCGCGATGTCGACATGCTGCGCGAGCGGCAGTTCCCCGAAGATGCCGGCCCGACCGCGCACCCCATCAAACCCGAACAGTACATCGAGATCAACAACTTCTATACGGCGACGGTCTACGAAAAGGGCTCGGAAGTGATCCGTATGCTCAACACTATCCTGGGGGAGAAGGCGTGGCGCGCGGCCATGGATCTCTACTTCGAGACCTTCGACGGCCAGGCGGTGCGGACGGAGGATTTCCTCTGGGCGATGCAGCAGCACAGCCCGATAGACCTCACGCAGTTCGCGCGGTGGTACTCCCAGGAGCGCACCCCCTCGCTCTGCGCGGAGCACTCCTATGATGCGGCCACGGGCAGGCTGACGCTGAAGCTGGAGCAGATCGTCCCTGACGCGGTAGACGGCCGGAAGCAGGAGCCCTACTGCATGCCGCTGCGCCTGGCGCTGCTGGGGCACGGCGGCGAAACGCTCCCGCTGCAGCTTGAGGGCGACACCGCGGCACAGCCGCTGCTCGAACGCGGTATCTTGCTGGTGACCCGTGAAGAGGAGAGCTTCACCTTCGGCGGGCTGGCTTCCGAACCCGCGCTGTCGCTCAACCGTCATTTCGGCGCGCCGGTCGTTATGGAGTACCCGCAGGCGGACGTCATGAACCTGATGCGCTATGACAGCGACGGGTTCGTACGGTACGAAGCGGCCCAGTCCTTTGCGCGTTCGACGCTCGAGGCGATGATGCGCGGCGAAGCGGTCAGTCCCCAGTTCCTGCAGAGCTTCAGCCATATTCTCGAAGACGAATCTCTTGACCTGCAGTTCAAGGCGCAGCTGCTCTCCCTGCCGACGGTGACGATGCTGATGCAGGCACAGCAGAGTGTCGATGTGCACGCCATTCTCGAAGCTTCCGACGCGCTGAAGCGCGAGATCGCCGTGGCCTGCGAGGCGACGATGCGCCGTCTGTACGAGGGGCTTCACCGTGCCGAACACGTGGGACTCGAGGCGGAGAGCATCGGTGCCCGTGCGCTCAAGAACCGCCTGCTCGGCTACCTGATGGCGCAGCAGGATTCGAAGAGCATCGCTGCCGCCCTGGCCCAGTACGAAGCAAGCCGGACGATGACGGACCGTCTGGCCGCACTGCAACTGCTGCACCACGGCGCACCGGCAGCGGCCGAAGCGCCGATGCGCGACTTCTACGCACGCTACAGCACGGATATGCTGGTGATGACGAAGTATTTCAGCGTCATCGCCTCCTCCCCGCAGCCCGATACGCTCTCAAAAGTGCATGCGGCGATGGAGGATGAGGTCTTCAACATCAAGGTCCCGAACCTCGTGCGCGCATTGATCGGAAGTTTTGCCCGCAACCCTTATCATTTCCACGCCTATGACGGCAGCGGCTACGCCTTCGTTGCCGAGCAGATCATCGCCCTCGATGCGATCAACCCGATGATCGCGGCAGGGCTGGCGGGCGCGTACAAGACCTACAACCGGCTGAACCCGCACAGCCGGGCGCAGATGCGCGACGCGCTGGAGAAGGTACAGGCGCACCGGGGCATTTCTAAAAACGTTTACGAGATCGTCGGAAAGATTCTGGCGGGATAG
- a CDS encoding EAL domain-containing protein, producing MKTTHTFARQPIVDADKNTFGYEFFYRNSIGESGFENARAATAALLVALLNQIGLQKAAERHTLFINIDSSVLLTDLLLAVPPKPFVFSLPADAQLGTREGEVLKKLYDLGYRFALENVDTKQGMGGIYDALLPYIDFIKIDASATDNDLLPAIVERFKGKQLIAERIEIDEVLEAYKEKGFRYFQGFACGAPVLMEYNRVDPKHMGVVKIYNMLLDGTPMEQIAKEMRSHNELSMQLLQYLHSFSLDSPFPNRSMEEIIIKMGAERLKHWLSLIIFAKSGQAIREDKSPLSSLMEQRIDLMHCTITCLQSEDEQLFERARLMALISLMEPVLGVPLKAALNGLPIENSIEDALVLHSGRLGKIFGLTLALEKEDSDLTRLLMDELGLEPEVLPTLKNMIKM from the coding sequence ATGAAAACGACACACACTTTTGCGCGGCAGCCCATCGTGGATGCAGATAAGAACACCTTCGGCTATGAGTTTTTCTACCGCAACAGCATCGGTGAGAGCGGGTTTGAGAATGCGCGGGCCGCGACCGCAGCCCTGCTCGTGGCGCTGCTCAACCAGATCGGGCTGCAGAAAGCCGCCGAAAGGCATACCCTCTTTATCAACATCGATTCGTCGGTCCTCCTGACGGATCTCCTGCTTGCGGTGCCGCCGAAACCCTTTGTCTTCTCTCTCCCCGCCGATGCACAGCTGGGGACGCGGGAAGGGGAAGTCCTCAAAAAACTCTATGACCTCGGATACCGTTTCGCCCTTGAAAATGTAGACACGAAACAGGGGATGGGCGGCATTTACGACGCGCTGCTCCCTTATATCGATTTCATCAAGATCGACGCCAGCGCCACCGACAACGACCTGCTGCCGGCGATCGTCGAACGCTTCAAGGGCAAGCAGCTCATTGCCGAGCGCATCGAGATCGACGAGGTCCTCGAGGCCTACAAGGAGAAAGGTTTCCGGTATTTCCAGGGATTCGCCTGCGGCGCCCCAGTTCTCATGGAGTACAACCGTGTCGACCCGAAGCACATGGGGGTCGTCAAGATCTACAACATGCTCCTCGACGGCACCCCCATGGAACAGATCGCCAAGGAGATGCGCAGCCACAACGAGCTCTCGATGCAGCTGCTGCAGTACCTGCACTCCTTCTCGCTCGACAGCCCCTTCCCGAACCGTTCGATGGAAGAGATCATTATCAAGATGGGTGCCGAGCGGCTCAAGCACTGGCTCTCACTCATCATCTTCGCCAAAAGCGGCCAGGCGATCCGGGAGGACAAAAGCCCTCTTTCCAGCCTGATGGAACAGCGCATCGACCTGATGCACTGCACCATTACGTGCCTGCAGAGCGAAGACGAGCAGCTCTTTGAACGGGCACGCCTCATGGCCCTGATCTCCCTCATGGAGCCGGTCCTCGGTGTCCCGCTCAAGGCGGCGCTCAACGGCCTTCCCATCGAAAACAGCATCGAAGACGCCCTTGTACTGCACTCGGGACGCCTTGGGAAAATCTTCGGCCTGACGCTGGCCCTGGAAAAAGAGGACAGCGACCTTACACGCCTGCTGATGGACGAGCTGGGGCTGGAACCGGAGGTCCTCCCGACACTCAAAAACATGATCAAGATGTAA
- a CDS encoding aminopeptidase P N-terminal domain-containing protein, with the protein MNEMTYKQRRDRLLSKMEEGIAVLGTATLKTRSNDTEYPYRQNSDFFYLTGFEEDNAALVLVRGSDTYKSVLFVQPKVEEMELWTGKRTGVDAAKARFDVDEVFSVEAFEEKLPELMQNLPRLYGDIFGTDARFEAARDAADKLRHKRETKRPVIQLIDLTQMVRQMRLLKSEEEIATIRAGLEITAAAHHHAMAVCTPGMMEYALQAEYEYMFTKNGAYSDAYTTIIAGGDHANTLHYIKNDAPLNAGELVLIDAGCEYRHYATDITRTFPVDGRFTEAQKEVYEAVLDVQLAVIAQIGPGVFKSELQKNAEWMLCEKMVKLGILEGEVDALIEAKAHKKYFPHGIGHWMGIDVHDQAPYFDGEGNEIVLAPGMVLTIEPGLYLPASDTSLPERYRGIGIRIEDDILVTESGHENLSAAVAKSVEEIEARCAQN; encoded by the coding sequence ATGAACGAAATGACCTATAAACAGAGGCGGGACCGCCTGTTGTCGAAGATGGAAGAGGGGATCGCCGTGCTGGGAACGGCGACGCTGAAGACCCGTTCCAACGACACGGAGTACCCCTACCGTCAGAACAGCGATTTCTTCTACCTGACCGGTTTCGAAGAGGATAATGCCGCCCTCGTGCTGGTCCGCGGCAGCGACACTTACAAGAGTGTGCTCTTTGTGCAGCCGAAGGTCGAGGAGATGGAGCTGTGGACGGGCAAGCGTACCGGCGTCGACGCGGCGAAGGCGCGGTTTGACGTCGACGAGGTCTTCTCTGTCGAGGCGTTCGAGGAGAAACTGCCGGAGCTGATGCAGAACCTGCCGCGCCTCTACGGTGATATCTTCGGAACGGACGCACGGTTCGAAGCGGCACGGGACGCGGCGGACAAACTGCGCCACAAGCGCGAGACGAAACGGCCCGTGATCCAGCTGATCGACCTCACGCAGATGGTGCGGCAGATGCGGCTGCTCAAGAGCGAGGAGGAGATCGCGACGATCCGTGCGGGGCTGGAGATCACGGCGGCGGCGCACCACCACGCCATGGCGGTCTGTACGCCGGGGATGATGGAGTATGCGCTCCAGGCGGAATATGAGTACATGTTTACCAAGAACGGCGCCTACAGCGACGCCTATACGACGATCATCGCCGGCGGGGACCATGCCAATACCCTGCACTACATTAAAAACGATGCGCCGCTTAACGCGGGGGAGCTTGTCCTTATCGACGCGGGGTGCGAATACCGCCACTATGCGACCGATATCACGCGTACCTTCCCTGTCGACGGCCGTTTCACCGAGGCCCAGAAGGAGGTCTATGAAGCGGTCCTTGACGTTCAGCTCGCCGTCATCGCCCAGATCGGGCCGGGGGTTTTCAAAAGCGAACTGCAGAAAAACGCCGAATGGATGCTCTGTGAAAAGATGGTGAAGCTCGGCATTTTGGAAGGGGAGGTCGATGCGCTGATCGAGGCGAAGGCGCATAAAAAGTATTTCCCCCACGGCATCGGCCACTGGATGGGAATCGATGTCCACGACCAGGCCCCCTATTTTGACGGGGAGGGGAATGAGATCGTCCTGGCCCCCGGGATGGTGCTCACCATCGAGCCGGGGCTCTACCTCCCGGCTTCGGATACATCGTTGCCGGAACGGTACCGCGGCATCGGGATCCGGATCGAAGACGACATCCTCGTGACGGAGAGCGGGCACGAGAACCTCAGCGCGGCCGTGGCGAAGTCGGTCGAGGAGATCGAGGCGCGCTGCGCTCAGAACTGA